The following are from one region of the Actinopolyspora halophila DSM 43834 genome:
- a CDS encoding cysteine dioxygenase, protein MPPNTVANASDLTRAHPVRIARETAATRRSWAHLVRYDRERRWAVLLQRTADYEVWILSWLPGQHTELHDHGGADGAFTVVSGVLNERAVRSDSGHHPAEALHTLVAGQSRVFGPNYAHQVHNEGPDPAISIHVYRPWRAVSPAS, encoded by the coding sequence GTGCCACCCAATACTGTCGCGAACGCGTCCGACCTCACTCGGGCGCATCCCGTACGAATCGCCCGCGAGACAGCTGCCACCCGCCGTTCCTGGGCTCATCTGGTGCGCTACGACAGGGAGCGGCGTTGGGCCGTGCTGTTGCAGCGCACCGCCGATTACGAGGTCTGGATACTGAGCTGGTTGCCGGGCCAGCACACCGAGCTGCACGATCACGGCGGAGCCGACGGGGCCTTCACCGTGGTCTCGGGTGTGCTGAACGAACGAGCCGTGCGCTCCGATTCGGGGCACCATCCGGCCGAGGCGCTGCACACCCTCGTCGCGGGGCAGTCCCGGGTCTTCGGCCCGAACTACGCCCACCAGGTGCACAACGAGGGACCCGATCCGGCGATAAGCATCCACGTGTACCGGCCGTGGCGCGCGGTCAGCCCAGCCTCCTGA
- a CDS encoding GNAT family N-acetyltransferase, which yields MNIRELGREELRKAYPVLRVLRPHLSSETAFREALAPQLDQGYRLICALAPDDEALAVLGFRLADRLSWGRHLHVDDLCTLPSARGNGYATLLLEWVEHEALRLGARQIHLDSGLERRSAHRLYASAGFTTPSLHFAKKLEENSHLGSG from the coding sequence TTGAACATACGGGAACTCGGGCGGGAGGAGCTCCGGAAAGCCTATCCGGTGCTGCGCGTACTGCGCCCGCACCTGAGCTCGGAAACGGCCTTCCGCGAAGCGCTGGCACCCCAGCTCGACCAGGGATACCGGCTGATCTGCGCACTCGCTCCGGACGACGAGGCCCTCGCGGTCCTCGGTTTCCGCCTGGCCGACCGTCTGTCCTGGGGACGACATCTCCACGTCGACGACCTGTGCACTCTCCCGAGCGCTCGCGGCAACGGCTACGCCACCCTCCTGCTGGAGTGGGTCGAGCACGAAGCCCTCCGGCTCGGAGCACGGCAGATCCACCTCGACTCGGGGCTGGAACGTCGTTCCGCGCACCGGCTCTACGCGAGTGCCGGGTTCACCACGCCCTCGCTGCACTTCGCCAAGAAGCTCGAGGAGAACTCCCATCTCGGAAGCGGATGA
- a CDS encoding Lrp/AsnC ligand binding domain-containing protein, protein MVQAYILIQTEVGKAAAVAGEISGGTGIISAEDVTGPYDVIVRAEAENVDQLGKMVVANIQNVEGITRTLTCPVVHL, encoded by the coding sequence GTGGTTCAGGCTTACATCCTCATCCAGACCGAAGTCGGCAAAGCCGCCGCCGTCGCCGGTGAGATCTCCGGCGGCACCGGCATCATCAGCGCCGAGGACGTGACGGGGCCGTACGACGTCATCGTGCGCGCCGAGGCCGAGAACGTGGACCAGCTGGGGAAGATGGTGGTGGCCAACATCCAGAATGTCGAGGGGATCACCCGCACACTCACCTGTCCCGTCGTGCACCTCTGA
- a CDS encoding D-alanine--D-alanine ligase family protein gives MAERKVRVAVVFGGRNNEHGISCVSGGSALAHLDRERFEVVPVGITREGSWVLGPEDSEQLRIRDRQEPEVTEGTALTLPTDPLRNELVSLQEGSVGEGLSAVDVVLPMLHGAYGEDGTIQGMLEMAGLPYAGSGVLSSSVAMDKEFAKKLLAAEGLAVGDYEVLRRDEETLDESRRQRLGLPVFVKPARAGSSLGITKVTDFADLDEAVAEARKVDPKVMVESAVSGREIECGVLEFPDGRVAASEPAELRVDGGTGWYDFESKYLDDVTEFDVPAKASDEETERLREAAVTAFRALDCQGLARVDVFLTEQGRVIVNEVNTMPGFTPTSLYPRMWAHSGIEYHELLGTLIDTALARGTGLR, from the coding sequence ATGGCAGAACGCAAGGTCCGGGTGGCCGTCGTTTTCGGCGGGCGGAACAACGAGCACGGCATCTCCTGCGTGTCGGGAGGGAGTGCGCTGGCCCATCTGGATCGGGAGCGTTTCGAGGTGGTCCCGGTGGGGATCACCCGCGAAGGCAGCTGGGTGCTGGGGCCGGAGGACTCCGAGCAGCTGCGGATCCGGGACAGGCAGGAGCCGGAGGTCACGGAAGGCACGGCTCTGACGTTGCCAACCGACCCGCTACGCAACGAACTGGTCTCCCTGCAGGAAGGCAGCGTGGGCGAGGGACTGTCCGCGGTCGACGTGGTGCTGCCGATGTTGCACGGGGCCTACGGCGAGGACGGCACCATCCAGGGGATGCTGGAGATGGCCGGGCTGCCCTACGCGGGCTCCGGGGTGCTGTCGAGTTCCGTGGCCATGGACAAGGAGTTCGCGAAGAAACTCCTCGCCGCCGAGGGGCTGGCCGTGGGCGACTACGAGGTGCTCCGACGTGACGAGGAGACCCTGGACGAGTCGCGCAGGCAGCGGCTCGGGCTGCCCGTGTTCGTCAAACCGGCCCGCGCCGGCTCCTCACTCGGGATCACGAAGGTGACCGACTTCGCCGACCTCGACGAGGCCGTCGCCGAGGCACGGAAGGTCGATCCCAAGGTGATGGTCGAATCGGCCGTTTCCGGCCGCGAGATCGAATGCGGCGTGCTGGAATTCCCCGACGGTCGGGTCGCCGCTTCCGAACCCGCGGAACTCCGCGTCGACGGTGGAACCGGGTGGTACGACTTCGAGTCGAAGTACCTCGACGACGTCACGGAGTTCGACGTCCCCGCCAAGGCCTCCGACGAGGAGACGGAACGCCTGCGCGAGGCCGCGGTGACGGCCTTCCGCGCGTTGGACTGTCAGGGTCTGGCCAGGGTCGACGTCTTCCTCACGGAGCAGGGTCGAGTGATCGTCAACGAGGTGAACACCATGCCGGGATTCACCCCGACCTCGCTGTACCCGAGGATGTGGGCCCACTCGGGGATCGAGTACCACGAACTGCTGGGCACGTTGATCGACACGGCGCTGGCGCGCGGTACCGGCCTGCGCTGA
- a CDS encoding thiamine-phosphate kinase — MDPEQRQDERTVSELGEFGLIRRVTEGGSRARSTLLGPGDDAAVLAAPDNRVVATTDVLVQDVHFRLDWSSPHQVGRKAVAVNLSDIAAMGAVPTGLLVGLGCAPDASAELVDGLAAGMWAEAETVGIDLAGGDMATSPTLTISVTALGDLQGRPPVTRAGAVPGDIVACAGRLGWSAAGLAVLARGFRSPLAVVGAHRVPEPPYSAGPEAAKAGATSMIDVSDGLLADLGHIAEDSGVSVDVRTDWLEVPQRLSEVASALGANPWQWVLTGGEDQALVATFPARAVPAGWRAVGRVGEGTGVTVDGAEYEQQSGWQHWRQ, encoded by the coding sequence TTGGATCCCGAGCAGAGACAGGACGAACGGACCGTCTCCGAGCTCGGTGAGTTCGGCCTCATTCGGCGGGTCACCGAAGGCGGTTCTCGGGCGAGGAGCACCCTGCTCGGGCCGGGGGACGATGCGGCCGTTCTCGCGGCGCCGGACAACCGGGTGGTGGCGACCACCGATGTTCTCGTCCAGGACGTGCACTTCCGACTGGACTGGTCCAGCCCCCATCAGGTGGGACGCAAGGCGGTGGCGGTGAACCTCTCCGACATAGCGGCCATGGGCGCGGTTCCCACCGGTCTGCTCGTCGGGCTGGGATGCGCGCCCGATGCCTCCGCCGAGCTGGTCGACGGTCTGGCCGCGGGCATGTGGGCGGAGGCGGAAACGGTCGGGATCGACCTGGCCGGTGGCGACATGGCGACCTCGCCGACCCTGACGATCTCCGTGACGGCGCTGGGCGATCTCCAGGGGCGTCCCCCCGTCACGAGGGCCGGGGCCGTCCCGGGGGACATCGTGGCTTGTGCGGGCAGACTGGGGTGGTCGGCTGCGGGGCTGGCCGTGCTCGCCCGCGGTTTTCGGTCGCCCCTGGCCGTGGTCGGGGCGCACCGAGTGCCAGAACCGCCCTACTCTGCGGGGCCGGAAGCGGCGAAGGCCGGAGCCACCTCGATGATCGACGTGTCGGACGGGTTGCTGGCCGACCTCGGCCACATCGCCGAGGACTCCGGGGTTTCCGTCGACGTGCGCACCGACTGGTTGGAGGTGCCGCAGCGGCTCTCGGAGGTCGCCTCCGCACTCGGGGCGAACCCCTGGCAGTGGGTGTTGACCGGAGGGGAGGACCAGGCGCTGGTGGCGACCTTCCCGGCCCGGGCCGTCCCCGCGGGATGGCGTGCGGTTGGCCGGGTAGGAGAGGGAACGGGGGTCACCGTGGACGGAGCCGAGTACGAACAGCAGTCCGGGTGGCAGCACTGGAGACAGTGA
- a CDS encoding PLP-dependent aminotransferase family protein yields MPPSIPGPASPLLELAIELDRTGPRPLAVQLADALRLAATRGQLRRGDRLPSTRALARHLAVSRTVTAAAYEQLHAEGWIAGRHGSGTYVTAAPPGAEGVSRGGEVHEDESTSFRGTLLTPGAPWAEGIDRAAWRRAWRAAGDNAPATLPHRAGVPEYRAAVVEHLLRHRGLVVEGPAENSVLATGGTTSALAELAASVLPRGAAVAVEEPGYQRAVEALHASGVEVVPAPVDYSGVVVDSIPEHVSALYCSPAHQYPIGGRLPAQRRIALIERARAAGWLIVEDDYDGELRYDVSPLPVLASMAPDVVVHLGTTSKILTPTLGVGWLLAPEWVSQAILEYRELTGTRPAPAGQWLLTELARNGDLGRHLRRLRRELSGRRELLVESLAEAGIESAGDRAGAHVLVPLGDADSERGVLTRLRARGVLVDGLSRHHRFEQQWYGVALGYAACSREELRATLPTLVRELGGG; encoded by the coding sequence ATGCCACCCAGTATTCCCGGTCCGGCTTCCCCGCTGCTGGAGCTGGCGATCGAACTCGATCGAACGGGCCCCAGGCCCCTGGCCGTGCAGCTCGCGGACGCGTTGCGGCTCGCGGCCACGCGCGGTCAGCTGCGCCGCGGTGACCGACTGCCTTCCACGCGTGCGCTGGCACGGCACCTGGCCGTCAGTCGTACGGTCACCGCGGCCGCCTACGAGCAGCTGCACGCCGAGGGGTGGATAGCGGGCCGGCACGGTTCCGGGACCTATGTGACGGCGGCCCCGCCGGGCGCCGAAGGAGTCTCCAGGGGAGGAGAAGTACACGAGGACGAGTCGACCTCCTTCCGAGGGACGCTGTTGACCCCGGGGGCGCCCTGGGCCGAAGGCATCGACCGAGCCGCCTGGCGGCGTGCCTGGCGTGCCGCCGGGGACAACGCTCCGGCGACCCTGCCCCACCGCGCCGGTGTCCCCGAGTACCGGGCGGCCGTGGTCGAACACCTGCTGCGGCACCGCGGACTGGTCGTCGAGGGGCCCGCGGAGAATTCGGTGCTGGCCACGGGAGGAACCACGAGCGCCCTGGCCGAGCTCGCCGCTTCCGTGCTGCCCAGGGGAGCCGCGGTGGCGGTGGAGGAGCCGGGATACCAGCGTGCCGTGGAAGCGTTGCACGCCTCCGGAGTCGAGGTCGTCCCCGCACCGGTGGACTACTCCGGGGTCGTGGTGGACAGCATCCCCGAGCACGTCAGCGCCCTCTACTGCTCGCCGGCCCACCAGTATCCGATCGGTGGTCGGCTGCCCGCTCAACGCCGGATCGCGTTGATCGAACGCGCGCGTGCGGCGGGCTGGCTGATCGTGGAGGACGACTACGACGGGGAACTGCGTTACGACGTCTCCCCGTTGCCGGTGCTGGCCTCGATGGCTCCCGATGTGGTGGTCCACCTCGGGACCACCAGCAAGATCCTCACCCCCACTCTCGGAGTGGGCTGGCTACTGGCCCCCGAGTGGGTGAGCCAGGCGATCCTGGAGTACCGCGAGCTGACGGGGACCCGCCCGGCACCCGCGGGGCAGTGGTTGCTCACCGAACTCGCCAGGAACGGGGACCTGGGGCGGCATCTGCGCAGGCTGCGCCGTGAGCTTTCCGGGCGTAGGGAACTGCTCGTGGAGAGCCTGGCCGAGGCTGGGATCGAATCGGCCGGTGACCGGGCCGGCGCGCACGTCCTGGTTCCACTGGGCGACGCCGACTCCGAACGCGGAGTGCTGACGAGACTGCGTGCCCGCGGAGTGCTGGTCGATGGCCTGAGCAGGCACCATCGGTTCGAGCAGCAGTGGTACGGGGTGGCGCTCGGTTATGCGGCGTGTTCCCGGGAAGAGCTGCGCGCGACGCTTCCGACGCTGGTGCGGGAACTGGGCGGAGGATGA
- the recG gene encoding ATP-dependent DNA helicase RecG, with protein sequence MTGWDSELDRVLGAKTAKALNGAFGMTTVGDLLRHYPRRYAERGELTPIGGLETGEHATVLARVERVSKRRMRSRKGTILQARITDGTRSMSCTFFNQAWRERELLPGRRGMFAGKVTAYRSELQLAHPEYQLFTEEEDSDEQGAAREFASALIPVYPASQGVPSWSLARCVDQILSGWDGVVDPLPESLRERIDVLGLDEALRRIHQPEDLAQVELAKHRLKWDEALGVQLSLAQSREQRGTRPAPACPRRKNGLGAAFEADLPFTLTAGQLEVGERIAEDLAHEHPMNRLVQGEVGSGKTVVALRAMLQVVDSGRQAAMLAPTEVLAAQHARSLRELLGEFSGAGELGASDRATKVTLLTGSLSAAQRKQALLDAASGSAGIVVGTHALIQDGVSFADLGMVVVDEQHRFGVEQRDALRVRAGERSCPHLLVMTATPIPRTVAMTVFGDLRTSALRELPNGRSPISTTVVPTAEKPTWLERAWQRVREEVDAGHQVYVVCSRVGDESNSGARDAPSGEDGEQRSPVTVLELAEELRGGALEGLRLGVLHGRLASEDKDSVMRSFAAAEIDVLVATTVVEVGVDVPNATMMVIMDADRFGTSQLHQLRGRVGRGTSPGLCLLVSEAVSQTPARNRLEAVASTTDGFELARLDLQQRREGDVLGAAQSGKKSTLRVLSLVHDEELIAEARAEAEEFVRQDPELSSHPGLAAMVADLVAEERADFLEKA encoded by the coding sequence ATGACCGGCTGGGACAGCGAACTCGACCGAGTGCTCGGGGCCAAAACGGCCAAGGCGCTGAACGGTGCATTCGGTATGACCACAGTGGGCGATCTGCTACGGCACTACCCACGGCGTTACGCCGAGCGCGGTGAGCTCACTCCGATCGGCGGACTGGAGACCGGGGAGCACGCCACGGTGCTCGCCCGGGTGGAACGCGTCAGCAAGCGCAGGATGCGTTCCCGGAAGGGAACGATCCTGCAGGCGCGCATCACCGACGGAACGCGCTCCATGTCCTGCACTTTCTTCAACCAGGCCTGGCGTGAACGGGAGCTGCTGCCCGGACGGAGGGGGATGTTCGCGGGCAAGGTGACCGCTTATCGCAGCGAGCTGCAACTGGCGCATCCCGAGTACCAGCTGTTCACCGAGGAGGAGGACTCCGACGAGCAGGGGGCCGCGCGGGAGTTCGCCAGTGCGCTCATCCCGGTTTACCCGGCTTCCCAGGGGGTTCCCTCGTGGTCGCTGGCTCGTTGTGTCGATCAGATCCTGAGCGGCTGGGACGGGGTGGTGGATCCACTGCCCGAGTCGCTGCGTGAGCGGATCGACGTGCTCGGGCTGGACGAGGCGTTGCGTCGGATCCACCAGCCGGAGGACCTCGCCCAGGTGGAACTGGCCAAGCACCGGCTGAAGTGGGACGAGGCTCTGGGGGTGCAGTTGTCGCTGGCGCAGTCGCGTGAGCAGCGCGGCACGCGCCCGGCCCCGGCCTGTCCGCGCAGGAAGAACGGACTGGGTGCGGCCTTCGAGGCCGACCTGCCCTTCACGTTGACCGCGGGGCAGCTCGAGGTGGGGGAACGGATCGCGGAGGACCTGGCCCACGAGCATCCGATGAACCGCCTGGTGCAGGGCGAGGTCGGTTCGGGCAAGACCGTCGTCGCGCTCCGGGCGATGCTGCAGGTGGTCGACTCGGGAAGGCAGGCGGCGATGCTCGCCCCCACCGAGGTGCTGGCGGCACAGCACGCGCGGTCCTTGCGGGAGTTGCTGGGGGAGTTCTCCGGGGCCGGTGAACTGGGGGCGTCCGATCGGGCGACGAAAGTCACCCTGCTGACGGGTTCGCTTTCCGCGGCGCAGCGCAAACAGGCTCTGCTGGACGCGGCCTCCGGTTCCGCGGGAATCGTCGTCGGTACGCACGCCCTGATCCAGGACGGCGTCTCGTTCGCGGACCTCGGGATGGTGGTGGTGGACGAGCAGCACAGGTTCGGCGTCGAGCAGCGGGACGCGTTGCGTGTTCGCGCCGGGGAGCGCAGCTGCCCCCACCTGCTGGTGATGACGGCCACTCCCATACCGCGCACGGTGGCCATGACGGTTTTCGGGGATCTGCGCACGTCCGCGCTGCGCGAGTTGCCCAACGGGCGCTCCCCGATCAGCACCACGGTGGTTCCCACCGCCGAGAAGCCGACCTGGTTGGAACGAGCCTGGCAGCGCGTTCGCGAGGAGGTCGACGCGGGCCATCAGGTCTACGTCGTCTGTTCGAGAGTGGGGGACGAGTCGAACTCGGGCGCTCGGGACGCCCCGAGCGGGGAGGACGGCGAGCAGCGTTCTCCGGTGACGGTTCTGGAGCTCGCCGAGGAGTTGAGGGGAGGGGCCCTGGAGGGGCTCCGGCTCGGTGTGCTGCACGGCAGGCTCGCCTCCGAGGACAAGGACTCGGTCATGCGTAGCTTCGCCGCGGCCGAGATCGACGTGCTGGTCGCCACGACCGTCGTGGAGGTCGGGGTGGACGTCCCGAACGCCACGATGATGGTGATCATGGACGCGGACCGCTTCGGCACGAGTCAGCTCCACCAGCTGCGGGGCAGGGTCGGACGTGGCACTTCCCCGGGGCTGTGCTTGCTGGTCAGCGAGGCCGTGTCGCAGACACCGGCGCGGAACCGGCTCGAAGCGGTCGCGTCCACCACGGACGGGTTCGAACTGGCTCGGCTCGACCTGCAGCAGCGCAGGGAGGGGGACGTGCTCGGGGCGGCGCAGTCCGGCAAGAAGTCCACGCTGCGCGTGCTGTCCCTGGTGCACGACGAGGAGTTGATCGCCGAGGCGAGGGCTGAGGCCGAGGAGTTCGTCCGGCAGGACCCCGAGCTGAGCTCGCATCCGGGGCTGGCCGCGATGGTCGCCGACCTGGTGGCCGAGGAGCGGGCCGACTTCCTGGAGAAGGCCTGA
- a CDS encoding uracil-DNA glycosylase gives MTRSPLNEIVEPGWAEALAPVADQIATMGDFLRSEVAAGREYLPAGEHVLRAFQQPFEDVRVLIVGQDPYPTPGHAVGLSFSVAPDVDPVPRSLANIFREYSDDLGLPQPSNGDLTPWAERGVLLLNRVLTVQPGKSASHRGKGWEAITDQAIKALAQRSQPMVAILWGRDARSLRQLMPGVGCVESPHPSPMSADRGFFGSRPFSRTNEMLRERGAEPIDWKLP, from the coding sequence GTGACCAGGAGCCCGTTGAATGAGATTGTGGAACCAGGCTGGGCCGAAGCGCTCGCGCCGGTGGCGGACCAGATAGCCACTATGGGTGACTTTCTGCGTTCGGAAGTCGCCGCGGGGCGTGAGTACTTGCCTGCGGGAGAGCACGTGCTGCGCGCGTTTCAGCAACCGTTCGAGGACGTGCGGGTGCTCATAGTCGGCCAGGATCCGTACCCCACGCCGGGACATGCCGTGGGGTTGAGTTTCTCGGTCGCTCCGGACGTCGACCCGGTTCCGCGGAGTTTGGCCAACATCTTCCGGGAGTACAGCGACGATCTCGGGCTTCCGCAGCCGTCTAACGGTGACCTGACCCCGTGGGCCGAACGCGGGGTGCTGCTGCTGAACCGCGTGCTCACGGTGCAGCCGGGCAAATCGGCCTCGCACCGCGGCAAGGGGTGGGAGGCGATCACGGACCAGGCCATCAAGGCTCTGGCCCAACGTTCCCAGCCCATGGTGGCGATCCTGTGGGGAAGGGACGCTCGGAGTCTGCGTCAACTGATGCCCGGAGTGGGATGCGTCGAGTCGCCCCATCCGAGTCCGATGTCGGCCGACCGTGGCTTTTTCGGCTCGCGTCCCTTCAGCAGAACGAACGAGATGCTGCGCGAGCGCGGTGCGGAACCGATCGACTGGAAACTGCCCTGA
- the rpmB gene encoding 50S ribosomal protein L28: MAAVCDVCNKGPGFGMAVSHSHRRTKRRWNPNIQTVRAKVSSTQRKRLNVCTSCLKAGKVARG, from the coding sequence GTGGCTGCCGTCTGCGACGTCTGCAACAAGGGACCGGGTTTCGGTATGGCTGTCTCGCACTCGCATCGGCGTACCAAGCGCCGGTGGAACCCGAACATCCAGACCGTACGTGCCAAGGTCAGCTCGACCCAGCGCAAGCGGCTGAATGTGTGCACCTCCTGCCTGAAGGCGGGCAAGGTCGCACGTGGCTGA
- a CDS encoding DUF3515 domain-containing protein: MQKQSGSGGLPKGVLIVAVSLGALLALGVATLGVLRGGTTSEAGRAETNTSSSNPRAGNGPLALPPVKAPEAESSACRKVLDSLPEELSVDDNSVPRRELARPAPAGAVAWGDAEHSPITVRCGITAPAELTKTSELMNVSGVDWLPINSGGNTSWIAVDRPVYVALTASEKIGLGPVQELSETLRGTLPKQEVSP, translated from the coding sequence GTGCAGAAACAATCCGGCTCAGGAGGCCTGCCCAAGGGTGTGCTGATCGTGGCCGTCTCACTGGGTGCCCTGTTGGCTCTCGGGGTCGCCACCCTCGGCGTGCTCCGCGGAGGAACCACCTCCGAAGCGGGACGGGCCGAGACGAACACCTCGTCGAGCAACCCGCGGGCCGGGAACGGACCGCTCGCCCTGCCACCGGTCAAGGCGCCGGAGGCCGAGTCATCCGCGTGCCGGAAGGTCCTCGACTCCCTTCCCGAGGAGCTGAGCGTCGACGACAATTCCGTACCGCGTCGCGAACTGGCTCGGCCCGCACCCGCCGGAGCCGTGGCGTGGGGGGACGCCGAGCACAGCCCGATCACCGTGCGCTGCGGGATCACGGCTCCGGCCGAATTGACGAAGACGTCCGAGCTGATGAACGTCTCCGGGGTCGACTGGTTGCCGATCAACAGCGGCGGGAACACGAGCTGGATAGCGGTCGATCGTCCCGTGTACGTGGCGCTCACCGCTTCGGAGAAGATCGGGCTCGGTCCCGTGCAGGAGCTGTCCGAGACACTGCGCGGCACACTCCCCAAGCAGGAGGTCTCCCCCTGA
- a CDS encoding DAK2 domain-containing protein, giving the protein MLHALDGSAVRRWGEVSVLALTANRAAIDRINVYPVADNDTGTNLLQTMRSALEATGRVRAAEPHVVLTALSEGALHGAAGNSGLLLSQLLRGMAQYAGAEQRMAGRCFGGALERGCELAADAVAEPAEGTMLTVLRAAAGACREQAELPEAVHAATLAAVTALSATTAQRPELASAGVVDAGGRGVVLILDALYAVVCDGQRLVPEVPEEPAGESAPFPRDDSGYAYEVMYLLSGAPFAAARELRERLVRIGDCVSVADAGEDGREAAGTTWAVHVHCDDIGAAIESGVEVGRVHGIRVTRFADQLDEGRERGETPQHGVDSSVSAGRAVLAIARGTELAELFRAEGAGVLTIDGAEPPGARKMLEAVLGTGRRDVLLLPNDERLVEEADNAAAAAVRAGIDAVVIPTAAPVQGLAALAVHDPERRTAEDTVALAEAAAATRHGELVVASGEALTWAGRCRGGDLLGMLDGEVVLIGSDRVKAARDLADRMLSAGGELMTALVPKQAPTALSESLAEHLRRTHPEVELTCYPCGESATELMLGVE; this is encoded by the coding sequence GTGCTGCATGCGCTGGACGGATCCGCCGTACGCAGGTGGGGCGAAGTGTCCGTGCTCGCGTTGACAGCGAACCGCGCGGCGATCGATCGCATCAACGTGTATCCCGTCGCGGACAACGACACCGGCACGAACCTGCTGCAGACCATGCGTTCCGCGTTGGAGGCGACCGGGCGGGTGCGCGCGGCGGAACCGCACGTCGTGCTGACCGCGCTCTCCGAGGGGGCGTTGCACGGTGCCGCGGGCAATTCGGGGTTGCTGCTGTCCCAGCTGCTGCGTGGCATGGCCCAGTACGCGGGTGCGGAGCAGCGCATGGCCGGACGGTGCTTCGGGGGCGCGCTGGAACGTGGATGCGAGCTGGCCGCGGACGCGGTGGCCGAACCGGCGGAGGGGACCATGCTCACGGTTCTGCGGGCGGCAGCCGGTGCCTGCCGCGAGCAGGCGGAGCTTCCCGAGGCCGTGCACGCCGCCACGCTCGCGGCCGTCACGGCCCTGAGCGCGACCACGGCGCAGCGTCCCGAACTGGCCTCGGCCGGCGTGGTGGACGCGGGTGGGCGCGGTGTGGTGCTGATACTGGACGCGCTGTACGCCGTCGTCTGCGACGGTCAGCGGCTCGTCCCCGAGGTCCCGGAGGAACCGGCCGGGGAGAGCGCGCCGTTCCCGCGAGACGACTCCGGGTACGCCTACGAGGTCATGTACCTGTTGTCGGGGGCGCCCTTCGCCGCCGCTCGTGAACTGCGTGAACGGTTGGTCCGCATCGGTGACTGCGTCTCCGTCGCGGATGCGGGGGAGGACGGGCGGGAGGCCGCGGGGACTACCTGGGCGGTGCACGTGCACTGCGATGACATCGGTGCCGCGATCGAGTCCGGCGTCGAGGTCGGGCGGGTCCACGGGATTCGGGTCACCCGTTTCGCCGATCAGCTCGACGAGGGGCGGGAGCGGGGAGAGACCCCGCAGCACGGTGTGGACAGCTCCGTGTCTGCCGGGCGAGCGGTGCTCGCGATCGCTCGTGGAACCGAACTGGCGGAGCTGTTCCGCGCGGAAGGGGCCGGAGTCCTCACGATCGACGGTGCGGAACCTCCCGGCGCGCGGAAGATGCTGGAAGCGGTCCTGGGGACCGGCCGTCGGGACGTGCTGTTGCTGCCCAACGACGAGCGGCTCGTGGAGGAGGCCGACAACGCCGCGGCCGCGGCCGTCCGGGCGGGCATCGACGCCGTGGTGATCCCGACCGCCGCTCCCGTCCAGGGATTGGCCGCGTTGGCCGTGCACGACCCGGAGAGGCGTACCGCGGAGGACACGGTCGCCCTCGCGGAGGCGGCCGCGGCGACACGGCACGGTGAGCTGGTCGTGGCTTCGGGGGAGGCACTCACGTGGGCGGGGCGCTGTCGTGGCGGTGATCTGCTCGGGATGCTCGACGGCGAGGTCGTGCTGATCGGCAGTGACCGCGTGAAAGCCGCGCGCGATCTCGCCGACCGCATGCTCTCGGCCGGTGGTGAGTTGATGACGGCGCTCGTGCCCAAGCAGGCCCCGACGGCATTGTCCGAGAGCTTGGCCGAACACCTGCGGCGTACCCACCCCGAGGTGGAGCTGACCTGCTATCCCTGTGGGGAGTCCGCCACCGAACTGATGCTGGGGGTGGAGTGA